The Terriglobia bacterium sequence TGTCATGGATTACGACGGCAATGATCCGCACGCCGTCACGGCTTACAAGTCACTCGTGCTGACCCCGGCCTGGTCACCCGATGGCGAGAAACTCGCATTCACGAGTTATCGGAAAGGCGTGCCGGACATCGAAGTCCTGTCGCGTATCGATAACCGGCCCTACACGTTCGATCGGCCGGGAGGTAACACATTCACTCCCGCCTGGTCCCCGGACGGCAGTAAGATCGCATTTGCCACCAGCCGCGACGGCGGCGGCCCGGAAATCTATACCGCGGATTGGAACGGCAAAAACCTGCACCGTCTGACCATGAGCAAAGGCTCGAACAATTCGCCGGTATGGAATCCGAAAACGGGCCGCGAGATTGCGTTTATTTCCGATCGCAGCGGCACGCCCCAGATTTATGTGATGGACGCGGACGGCACCAATGTCCGGCGTTTGATTGAGGAAGGCGGGCATGCGGATGAGCCGGCCTGGTCGCCCGACGGTGAGCGCATCGCTTTTGCATGGCAAAGGCTGAAGACCTCGAATTTCGACATTTACATTCACGATCTGGCGAGCGGCAAAAACGTTCAGATCACGTCGGACGCCCGCGACAATGAGCGCCCGACCTGGGCGCCCGACGGCAGGCATCTGGCGTTCGAGTCCACCAGAAAAGGCGGCAAACAGATTTTCACGATGCTGCTCGATGGCAGCCAGGTTCAACAACTGACAACAACAGGAAAGAATTCGGCTCCGGCATGGTCCGGATTTCTCAAATGAGATTCTACAAGGAGGCTAGGCAATGAGTTTCTCTCGCACAAAGGGTGTTGGATATACCCTTTTTCTGTTCTTCACACTCGTCGGTCTCGGTTGCCACAAGAATGCTGCGGCGACGCCTCCTCCCGCTCCGCCGCCGGCTTCGACACCGGCCGCAGCGGCTCCCGCTCCCACGATCACGTTGCGCGCACAACCCGGTGCGATCGACCGCGGCGGCGCCACAACGCTCCAATGGGACGCGAAAAACGCGACCAGCGTGACGATCACGCCCGGCGTCGGCGATGTCGCCGTTACCGGAAACCGTTCCGTCAATCCGACCTCCTCGGTCACGTATACCGCCACGGCCATGGGCCCCGGCGGCTCCGCAACCGATACGGCCCGGATCACCGTGAACACGCCTCCGCCGGCGGCCGCGTCTGCTCCTCCACCGCGGAATGCTCCGAACCTGACAACCGAACAGCTCTTCGAGCAGAACGTAAAGACGATTTATTTCGATTACGACAAGGCCGACATCAAACCCGATCAGATGTCCGCTCTGCAAGGCAATGCCAGCTGGCTGAAGGCGAATCCCAACGTTCGTTTTACCATCGAGGGTCACTGCGATGACCGCGGAAGTGAAGAGTACAATCTGGCCCTGGGCGACCGGCGCGCCAACGCGGTAAAGGAATATCTGGCCGCTCAAGGAATACCGGCAAACCGGATTATGACCGTCAGCTATGGCGAAGAGCGGCCCATTTGCCGGGATGAAACGGAAGACTGTTTTGCCAAAAACCGCCGGGCTGCCTTTACCTTGAACCAATAGAACTGGGAGGAGAACCGTGAATACCCGAATGAAATTTATCCTGGCGGTCCTGCTGATCGTCATCGCGGCAGGCCCGGCTTATCCCGAAAACAAGGATCTGCTGCAGCTCCAGTCGGACATCATTCAACTCAGCCAGCAGGTGAAACAGATTCAGACCACCGTCGACCAGAATAATTCCGTCATGAAGGGGTTGGTCGAACACATGGCGGATCAGGTCAATATGCTCGCCGGCGGAATGCAGAAGATCACCGCCACGGTCGATGGGCTGAAGAGCCAGAACGACGGCAGTACCAAGGAAATGCGCCAGGCTTTGACGACGCTCAGCAGCACCGTAGGCGACCTGAAGGACGACATGTCGGCCGTCCGGGACACGGTCAATTCCCTGTCGAAGCAGATAACGTCGATGAAGACGACTTCCGAACCGCTGGCGAAACCCGAGGACCTGTGGAGATCTGCATACCTCGACTACTCCGCCGGAAATTACGACCTTGCGATCGGCGATTTTCAGGACTTCCTTTCGAAGTTCCCGACCGATGACAGAGCCGCCGAAGCCCACCTGATGATGGCTGAAACGCTTGCGGCTCAGAAGAAGTACGACCAGGCCCTCAACGAGTACGATATTGTCTTGCAGAAATATCCGGACAGCGATAAAAGTAAAACCGCCCTTTTGAAGAAAGGTTACGCCCTCGCCGATTCAAATCAAGCGCCCCAGGCCATCAGTACCTTGAAAGAAGTTGTGACGAAGTACCCGAATACCACGGAAGCTACGGCCGC is a genomic window containing:
- the tolB gene encoding Tol-Pal system beta propeller repeat protein TolB — its product is MRKLLLLVLFLALVSAVTARPQINTGTNQGLVGVKIAVPDFQPASADASAAGRAALFNQVLRNDLSYSGGVTVVSPSLYPLGKFSGPGDIKPDDWTTAAVGAQFIAFGNLRTANGGLAVEARLWDLKAASASGREALAQRINSEDSDEGARLTAHQLADMIIDLIGGGAKGIARTKIAYISERTPGIKDLYVMDYDGNDPHAVTAYKSLVLTPAWSPDGEKLAFTSYRKGVPDIEVLSRIDNRPYTFDRPGGNTFTPAWSPDGSKIAFATSRDGGGPEIYTADWNGKNLHRLTMSKGSNNSPVWNPKTGREIAFISDRSGTPQIYVMDADGTNVRRLIEEGGHADEPAWSPDGERIAFAWQRLKTSNFDIYIHDLASGKNVQITSDARDNERPTWAPDGRHLAFESTRKGGKQIFTMLLDGSQVQQLTTTGKNSAPAWSGFLK
- the ybgF gene encoding tol-pal system protein YbgF produces the protein MNTRMKFILAVLLIVIAAGPAYPENKDLLQLQSDIIQLSQQVKQIQTTVDQNNSVMKGLVEHMADQVNMLAGGMQKITATVDGLKSQNDGSTKEMRQALTTLSSTVGDLKDDMSAVRDTVNSLSKQITSMKTTSEPLAKPEDLWRSAYLDYSAGNYDLAIGDFQDFLSKFPTDDRAAEAHLMMAETLAAQKKYDQALNEYDIVLQKYPDSDKSKTALLKKGYALADSNQAPQAISTLKEVVTKYPNTTEATAATARLKELTAAGRKTPAKAGGAK
- the pal gene encoding peptidoglycan-associated lipoprotein Pal; amino-acid sequence: MSFSRTKGVGYTLFLFFTLVGLGCHKNAAATPPPAPPPASTPAAAAPAPTITLRAQPGAIDRGGATTLQWDAKNATSVTITPGVGDVAVTGNRSVNPTSSVTYTATAMGPGGSATDTARITVNTPPPAAASAPPPRNAPNLTTEQLFEQNVKTIYFDYDKADIKPDQMSALQGNASWLKANPNVRFTIEGHCDDRGSEEYNLALGDRRANAVKEYLAAQGIPANRIMTVSYGEERPICRDETEDCFAKNRRAAFTLNQ